A window of the Diabrotica undecimpunctata isolate CICGRU chromosome 1, icDiaUnde3, whole genome shotgun sequence genome harbors these coding sequences:
- the LOC140433814 gene encoding matrix metalloproteinase-2-like has translation MALVAFQEKYNLPVTGTLNNDTINMMMNKPRCSVGDNNYAIRSKWNKTTLRWYFPQAISNPDYINLAAEAFARWETISNLKFKQVIIPSPRPDITITVVPDTHNFRASCQGTSKCSFNFDGPGKVLAHAYFPSAHGECTEIHLDVSERWYVGNGSAPNGEVNFLAVLMHEIGHFLGLAHSTIDSSIMYPWYQQDVPPFGDDDKKAMSILYGPKTTPSYIPTTTPVTLAQTPLSHNKNHMSKTSTIKHRTSCQQQQPHLQYKTYYV, from the coding sequence ATGGCCCTAGTTGCCTTTCAGGAAAAATACAATCTTCCTGTGACTGGAACATTAAATAATGATACTATAAATATGATGATGAATAAGCCTCGATGTTCTGTTGGCGACAATAACTATGCCATTCGTTCGAAGTGGAATAAAACGACTTTACGCTGGTATTTCCCTCAGGCTATTAGTAATCCCGATTATATAAATCTTGCTGCAGAAGCTTTCGCTAGATGGGAGACAAtatctaatttaaagtttaaacaaGTAATAATACCTTCTCCGAGGCCTGATATTACTATAACTGTGGTACCAGATACTCATAATTTTCGAGCAAGTTGTCAAGGAACCTCTAAATGTTCATTTAATTTCGATGGTCCTGGAAAAGTATTGGCTCACGCATACTTTCCAAGCGCACACGGAGAGTGTACCGAAATTCATCTTGATGTTAGTGAACGATGGTATGTAGGAAATGGCAGCGCTCCCAATGGTGAAGTCAATTTTTTGGCTGTCCTAATGCATGAAATTGGTCATTTTCTCGGACTAGCACACAGTACTATTGATTCGTCTATTATGTATCCTTGGTATCAACAAGATGTACCACCTTttggtgatgatgataaaaaggcaATGAGTATTCTATATGGGCCAAAAACAACACCCTCTTACATACCAACAACAACACCAGTTACGCTAGCACAAACACCACTTTCGCACAACAAGAACCATatgtcgaaaacatctaccatcaAACACAGGACCTCTTGCCAACAACAACAACCACACCTgcaatacaaaacatattatgtCTAA
- the LOC140451513 gene encoding uncharacterized protein has translation MHIKQVIKQSDDLMNIIKKLSKIIFDKFTERDRKVWTRRLNSQIFRCSKVIKNNRLSVGTVRKLQTYIGHFKHFRQIILNFNNKYVGLGLNSKLRNRVKWENVISCFASRIKTGVIVNLVHKDLTQFLNDCYIIFSRKIKIILKTNRILKVNTTFCGEFIKKSSDTESLDLKYFNTKNAIIDTSTDLHLWFSENVKDKIFTKLSKFAEKDSGAALSKVISLEVNINKVEIGNGSSFIDLPKEISNKKACINVHNVDHSCFYWSIVSALYPVPTNPQRVSKYPHYSTVLQTDKLESPMPLSQISKFEKSNAISVNVFALELNVVKDKQFYEVVPARLTPQKMEKHVNLLLIQDKYFPKLNDYDAPPEDDDQTEIRN, from the coding sequence ATGCATATAAAACAAGTGATTAAACAGTCTGATGATTTGATGAACATTATTAAAAAgcttagtaaaataattttcgataaattcactgaaagagatcgtaaagtttggacaagacggttaaatagtcaaatttttagatgtagtaaagtaattaaaaacaatagactatccgtaggaacagttagaaaattgcaaacttacataggacattttaagcattttaggcaaattattttaaatttcaataataagtacgttgggttggggcttaattcaaaattacgcaatagagttaaatgggaaaatgtCATTTCGTGTTTTGCTAGTCGAATTAAAACTGGAGTTATAGTTAATTTAGTGCATAAGGACTTAACACAGTTCCTAaatgattgttatattatttttagtagaaaaattaaaattattttaaaaacaaatagaattcttaaagtcaatactacattttgcggcgaattcattaaaaaatcgagtgataccgaaagtttagatttaaaatattttaacactaaaaatgctattatagacacatcgaccgatttacatctttggtttagtgaaaatgttaaggataaaatttttacaaagctATCTAAATTTGCAGAAAAAGATTCGGGTGCTGCTCTGTCTAAAGTAATCTCATTAGAAGTCAATATTAATAAAGTAGAAATAGGAAACGGTTCATCGTTCATTGACTTGCCAAAAGAGATTAGCAATAAAAAGGCTTGTATTAATGTGCATAACGTTGATCATTCTTGTTTTTATTGGTCGATTGTTAGCGCTCTGTATCCAGTTCCTACAAATCCACAACGAGTTTCGAAATATCCACATTATTCTACTGTTTTGCAAACTGACAAATTAGAAAGCCCAATGCCATTAagccaaatttcaaaatttgaaaaatcaaaCGCCATATCTGTCAATGTTTTTGCATTAGAATTAAACGTAGTGAAGGACAAACAATTTTATGAAGTAGTACCTGCCAGACTGACaccgcaaaagatggaaaagcatGTTAATTTGCTCCTAATACAGGATAAATATTTCCCAAAGTTAAACGATTACGATGCTCCTCCAGAAGATGATGATCAGACTGAAATACGAAATTGA